From a region of the Candidatus Blochmanniella camponoti genome:
- a CDS encoding outer membrane protein assembly factor BamC — MILLSACSFGIYKEDRCKLNGDLSYLDSVSLAELNIPEDLDGALPTSYDDYVVPDVIREDNTIAQKVGKQLNICPPLIFSTDMSHESCLINIED; from the coding sequence ATGATATTACTATCAGCTTGTTCTTTTGGAATATACAAGGAAGATCGCTGTAAGCTTAATGGTGATTTATCATATTTAGATTCTGTATCTTTGGCAGAATTAAATATACCAGAAGATTTAGATGGCGCATTACCTACATCATATGATGATTATGTTGTTCCTGATGTTATCAGAGAAGATAATACTATTGCTCAAAAAGTAGGTAAACAACTAAATATATGTCCTCCGTTAATTTTTTCTACAGATATGTCACATGAATCATGTTTAATTAACATTGAAGATTAA
- the dapA gene encoding 4-hydroxy-tetrahydrodipicolinate synthase produces the protein MFTGSIVALITPMDLKGAVDQISLKKLVDHHVVSGTSAIVSVGTTGEMSGLTHEEHVDVVMRTLEFSDGRLPVIAGTGANSTAEAVALTNKFNDSNIAACLSVTPYYNRPNQEGLFQHFKAISESTELPQILYNVPVRTGCDMLPITVSRLSKIKNIVGIKEATGNLHRVNQLKQLVHEDFILLSGDDLSALDFMKLGGVGVISVTANIAAKEMAELCKLANENDFSNAQHINQRLMPVHQALFIDSNPIPVKWACKELGLISHYVLRLPMTVLSEIHRDVLKKALIDSGLFYDQSNYK, from the coding sequence ATGTTTACGGGAAGTATAGTAGCTTTAATTACCCCAATGGATCTCAAGGGTGCTGTAGATCAAATAAGTTTAAAAAAACTTGTTGATCATCATGTAGTTAGTGGTACGTCAGCTATTGTTTCCGTTGGCACAACTGGAGAGATGTCTGGACTTACACATGAAGAGCATGTTGATGTGGTTATGCGAACCTTAGAGTTTAGTGATGGTAGATTGCCTGTTATAGCGGGTACTGGCGCTAATTCAACGGCAGAGGCGGTTGCATTAACTAATAAATTTAATGATAGCAACATAGCAGCTTGTTTAAGCGTAACTCCTTATTATAATCGTCCTAATCAAGAAGGATTATTTCAACATTTTAAGGCTATTTCAGAAAGCACAGAATTACCTCAGATATTGTATAACGTTCCAGTACGTACTGGTTGCGATATGTTACCGATTACTGTTTCTCGTTTATCAAAGATAAAAAATATAGTTGGTATTAAAGAGGCGACAGGAAACTTACATCGAGTAAATCAATTAAAACAGTTGGTTCATGAAGATTTCATTTTGTTGAGCGGAGATGATTTAAGTGCATTAGATTTTATGAAACTTGGGGGAGTTGGGGTAATTTCCGTTACAGCAAATATTGCTGCAAAAGAAATGGCTGAGTTGTGTAAGTTAGCAAATGAAAACGATTTTTCAAATGCACAACACATTAACCAGCGCTTAATGCCTGTGCACCAAGCGCTATTTATTGATTCTAATCCTATACCAGTGAAATGGGCTTGCAAAGAATTAGGATTAATATCGCATTATGTTTTGCGTTTACCTATGACTGTTTTATCTGAGATACATCGGGATGTGCTAAAGAAAGCTTTAATAGATTCAGGGTTATTTTATGATCAGTCTAATTATAAATAA